A single genomic interval of Bacteroidales bacterium harbors:
- a CDS encoding PAS domain S-box protein, with product MPISKKIIALLLSKNFKNIAGIIKAKKSDKSISLYFYPKNNRYLNILTDYQAFFNSINHAANFGIIIFNDKGYVVHVNKTTCQLYGYSFHEIIGMHGTTFIHPQIHSDFYRFINDVKADEVFQVKSIEIRKDGSTFYSLVEGKAIQTKYGKFLTAIVFDITKQTEKEEELNFQKTLFKKVFELSPIGYFIYDENLIITDTNEAFLKQLDIQRETFIGMDIRSIKDKKPFAMLSSIFQLKHATYEGYYTSTLSGKTIYTKAQSIPFKFKNKTFAIGVSLDLTKEKNIEKELTEKKQFYESLFNTALTGIIVTDTDENLILVNPAFAHILGYTVDEMINTKLSNYTTPRQMVMFQKQTEIRKKGKSSVYEAMLIHRNGSMVHVLINASPLKDSENKVIGTLGIIVDMTYQNFLLKQISELTLKNETVIKEKQAQLQAIINHLKMSVPLLPEVTHLLFNQNLNVEQQNELKKSLDRYLFILQNTFKQIEILHQCEKSNFKIRNKPITFEQFNQQVSEWLKQKAQTIYTPFSFDFHPITIKDTILFDTDSLLKALDFTINNIVIKHAANYLLFEAKISQFHLLLTIQALKKNNDELIKFAYFNDKTLCYQVVLKLLSFMGGTLNVDDQKIELLLPFKSYSEEQKNKISQTSLQNNTYTTKIWSSFNLMIITSDLYLMQLIESLLIPTEIHILKAPTDSKFISFLMQNVIADIVLIDDELFENPLIDYRSIIQRFLPNVPILGILKGNQKADFSYEGIILNSENFQNELFAMLSKYLEYGKPNQ from the coding sequence TTGCCTATATCAAAAAAAATTATAGCTCTTTTACTTTCAAAAAATTTTAAAAATATTGCAGGAATTATTAAAGCAAAAAAATCTGATAAGAGCATCAGTTTGTATTTTTACCCTAAAAACAACCGGTATTTAAATATTTTAACTGACTATCAAGCTTTTTTTAATAGCATTAACCATGCGGCCAATTTTGGTATTATCATTTTCAATGATAAGGGTTATGTTGTTCATGTAAATAAAACTACATGTCAATTGTATGGCTATTCGTTTCACGAAATTATTGGTATGCATGGTACTACATTTATTCACCCCCAAATACACAGCGATTTTTACCGCTTTATTAACGATGTTAAAGCTGATGAGGTTTTTCAAGTTAAATCTATCGAAATAAGAAAAGATGGTAGCACATTTTATAGTTTGGTCGAAGGTAAAGCAATTCAAACAAAATATGGTAAATTTTTAACTGCTATTGTTTTTGATATTACAAAACAAACAGAAAAAGAGGAGGAATTAAATTTTCAGAAAACACTTTTCAAAAAAGTGTTTGAGCTTTCGCCCATTGGTTATTTTATTTACGACGAAAACTTAATAATTACCGATACCAACGAAGCTTTTTTAAAACAATTAGACATACAGCGAGAGACTTTTATTGGCATGGATATCCGCTCAATTAAAGATAAAAAGCCTTTTGCAATGCTCTCATCTATTTTTCAACTAAAACATGCTACATACGAAGGCTATTATACTTCTACTCTTTCGGGAAAAACTATTTATACAAAAGCTCAAAGTATTCCCTTTAAATTTAAAAACAAAACTTTTGCAATTGGTGTTTCGCTCGACTTAACAAAAGAAAAAAATATTGAAAAAGAGTTAACCGAAAAAAAACAATTCTATGAATCGTTATTTAATACAGCATTGACGGGCATTATTGTAACCGATACTGACGAAAATTTAATATTGGTGAATCCTGCGTTTGCCCATATATTGGGTTATACAGTAGATGAGATGATAAACACAAAATTATCAAACTATACTACGCCCCGACAAATGGTTATGTTCCAAAAGCAAACCGAAATTCGTAAAAAAGGCAAATCGAGTGTTTACGAAGCAATGCTCATTCATCGGAATGGAAGTATGGTGCACGTATTAATTAATGCATCTCCACTAAAAGATTCAGAAAATAAAGTTATCGGGACATTGGGAATCATAGTAGATATGACTTATCAAAACTTTTTGCTAAAACAAATTTCTGAATTAACACTAAAAAATGAAACTGTAATAAAAGAAAAACAAGCCCAACTGCAAGCTATTATTAATCATTTAAAAATGTCGGTTCCTTTATTACCTGAGGTAACTCATCTCCTTTTTAATCAGAATCTTAATGTAGAACAACAAAATGAACTAAAAAAGAGTTTAGACCGATATTTATTTATCTTGCAAAATACTTTTAAGCAAATAGAAATTTTACATCAGTGTGAGAAGTCAAATTTTAAAATACGCAATAAGCCCATTACATTTGAGCAATTTAACCAGCAAGTGAGTGAATGGTTGAAGCAAAAAGCTCAAACGATTTATACACCTTTTAGTTTTGATTTTCATCCGATTACGATAAAAGATACCATACTTTTTGATACCGATTCGTTGCTTAAGGCACTCGATTTTACCATCAATAATATTGTAATAAAGCATGCTGCAAATTATTTATTATTCGAAGCAAAAATTTCGCAATTCCATTTATTATTAACTATTCAAGCTCTGAAAAAAAACAACGATGAATTAATTAAATTCGCTTATTTTAACGATAAAACACTTTGTTATCAAGTGGTTTTAAAATTGCTAAGCTTTATGGGCGGTACGTTAAACGTTGATGACCAAAAAATTGAACTGCTTTTGCCATTTAAGTCTTATTCCGAAGAACAAAAAAATAAAATATCTCAAACGTCGCTACAAAATAATACCTATACAACCAAAATATGGTCGTCTTTTAACTTAATGATTATTACAAGCGATCTTTATCTAATGCAACTAATTGAAAGTTTATTGATACCGACAGAAATTCATATTTTAAAAGCTCCTACTGATTCAAAGTTCATCTCTTTTTTAATGCAAAATGTCATTGCAGATATTGTACTTATTGATGATGAACTATTTGAAAATCCTTTGATTGATTATAGAAGTATAATCCAACGTTTTTTGCCCAATGTTCCTATTTTAGGTATTTTAAAAGGTAACCAAAAAGCAGATTTTTCGTATGAAGGAATAATTTTAAATTCAGAAAATTTTCAAAATGAATTATTTGCAATGCTATCAAAATATTTAGAATATGGAAAACCAAATCAATGA